tcagtttctccaactttagttgaactgagtgtggctacgcccggtccttgcgaaggttaaaacaacaccaacttgacaaactatcgttgtggttttgatgcgtaggtaagaacggttcttgcttagcccgtagcagccacgtaaaacttgcaacaacaaagtagaggacgtctaacttgtttttgcagggcatgttgtgatgtgatatggtcaagacatgatgctatattttgttgtacgagacgaccatgtgatgacacattgatatagatcaagatgatggagatcatggtgtcatgacggtgacgatggagatcatgacgatgctttggagatggagatcaaaggcacaagaagatgatggccatatcatgtcacatattatgattgcatgtgatgtttatcttttatacatcttattttgcttagttcggcggtagctttataagatgatctctcactaaattatcaagttataagtgttctccctgagtatgcaccgttgcgaaagttcttcgtgctgagacaccacgtgatgatcgggtgtgataggctctacgttcaaatacaacgggtgcaaaacagttgcacacgcggaatactcaagttaaacttgacgagcctagcatataacagatatggcctcggaacactgagaccgaaagatcgagcgtgaatcatatagtagatatgatcaacattgtgatgttcaccattgaaactactccatctcacgtgatgatcggacatggtgtagttgatttggatcacgtgatcacttagaggatttgagggatgtctatctaagtgggagttcttaagtaatatgattaattgaactttaatttatcatgaacttagtcctggtactattagcatatctatgttgtagatcaatagctcgcgttgttgcttccctatgttttatgtatgttcctagagaaaactaagttgaaagatgatagtagcaatgatgcggactgggtccgtgatctgaggtttatcctcattgctgcacagaagaattatgtccttgatgcaccgctaggtgacagacctattgcaggagcaaatgaagacgttatgaacgtttggctagctcaatatgatgactacttgatagtttagtgcaccatgcttaacggcttagaatcgggacttcaaagacattttgaacgtcatggaccatatgagatgttccaggagttgaagttaatatttcaagcaaatacccgagttgagagatatgaagtctccaacaagttctatagctaaaagatggaggagaatagctcaagcagtaagcatgtgctcagattgtctgggtactacaatcgcttgaatcaagtgggagttaatcttccagataagatagtgattggcagaattctctagtcaccatcaccaagttagtagaacttcgtgatgaactataatatgcaagggataacggaaacaattcccaagctcttcgtgatgctgaaatcgacgaaggtagaaatcaagaaaaacatcaagtgttgatggttgacgagaccactagtttcaagaaaacgacaaagggaagaaggggaacttcaagaagatcgacaagcaagttgctgctcaagtgaagaagcccaagtctggtcctaagcctgagactaagtgcttctactgcaaagggactggtcactggaagcggaactgccccaagtatttggcggataagaaggatggcaaagtgaacaaaggtatatttgatatacagattattgatgtgtattttactagtgttcgtagcaacccctcggtatttgatactggttcagttactaagagtagtaactcgaaacaggagttgcagaatgaacagagactagttaagggtgaagtgacgatgtgtgttggaagtggttccaagattgatatgatcatcatcgcacgctccctacactttcgggattagtgttcaacctaaataagtgttatttggtgtttgcgttgagcatgaatatgatttgatcatgtttattgtaatacggttattcatttaagttagagaataattgttgttctatttacatgaataaaaccttctatggtcatacacccaatgaaaatggtttgttggatctcgatcgtagtgatacacatattcataatattgaagccaaaagatgcaaagttaataatgatagtgcaacttatttgtggcactgccatttaggtcatattggtgtaaagcacatgaagaaactccatgctgatgggattttggaatcacttgattatgaatcacttgatgcttgtgaaccatgcctcttgagcaagatgactaaaacgccgttctacggaacaatggagcaagcaacagatttgttggaaatcatacatactgatgtatgtggtccgatgaatattgaggctcgtagcgggtatcattattttccgacctgcacagatgatttgagaagatatgggtatatctacttaatgaaacagaagtctgaaacatttgaaaagttcatataatttcagagtgaagtggaaaatcatcgtaacaagaaaataaagtttctacgatctgatcgtggagaagagtatttgagttacgagtttggtcttaagttaaaacaatgtgaaatagtttcactgctcacgccacctggaacaccacagtgtaatggtatgtccgaacatcgtaaccgtactttattagatatggtgcaatctatgatgtctcttaccgatttaccactatcgttttggggttatgcattaaagacagctgcatccacgttaaaaagggcaccgtctaagtccgttgagacgacacaatatgaactgtggtttggcaagaaaccaaagttgccgtttcttaaagtttggggttgtgatgcttatatgaaaaagtttcatcctgataagctcaaacccaaatcggagaaatatgtcttcataggatacccaaaggagactattgggtacaccttctatcacagattcgaaggcaagacattcgttgctaagaatggatcctttctagagaaggagtttctctcgaaagaagtgagtgggaggaaagtagaacttgatgaggtaactgtacctgctcccttattggaaagtagttcatcacagaaatctgttcctgtgactcctacaccaattagtgaggaagctaatgatgatgatcatgtaacttcagatcaagttactaccgaacctcgcaGGTCAACCAGAATCAAATCCGCACcatagtggtacggtaatccagttccAGAGGTCatattacttgaccatgacgaacctgcgaactatgaggaagcgatggtgagcccagattccgcaaaatggcttgaggccatgaaatctgagatgtgatccatgtatgagaacaaagtgtggactttggttgacttgcccggtgatcggcaagccatagaaaataaatggatcttcaagaggaagacggacgctcatagtagtgttactatctacaaagctagacttgtcgaaaaaaggtttttgacaaagttcaaggtgttgactacgatgagattttctcactcgtagcgatgcttaagtctgtctgaatcatgttagcaaattgccacattttatgaaatctggcaaatggatgtcgaaactacattccttaatggatttcttaaagaagagttgtatatgatgcaaccaaaaggttttgtcaatcctaaaggtgctaacaaaatatgcaagctccagcgatccatctatggactggtgcaagcatctcggagttggaatatacgctttgataagttgatcaaagcatatagttttatacagacttgcggtgaagcctgtatttacaagaaagtgagtgggagcactacagcatttctgataagtatatgtgaatggcatattgttgatcggaaataatgtagaattattctgcaaagcataaaggagtatttgaaaggagtttttcaaagaaggacctcggtgaagctgcttacatattgagcatcaagatctatagagatagatcaagacgcttgataagtttttcaatgagtacataccttgacaagattttgaagtagttcaaaatggaacggtcaaagaaagagtttcttgcctgtgttacaaggtgtgaaattgagtaagactcaaagcccgaccatggcagaagatagaaagagaatgaaagtcattccctatgcctcggccataggttctataaagtatgccatgctgtgtaccagatctattatataccctacactgattttggcaagggagtacaatagtgatctaggagtagatcactggacatcagtcaaaattatccttagtggaataaggatatgtttctcgattatggaagtgacaaaaggttcgtcgtaaagggttacgtcgatacaaattttggcactgatccagatgactctaagtctcaatctggatacatattgaaagtgggagcaattagctagagtagctccgtgcagagcattgttgacatagaaatttgcaaaatacatacggatttgaatgtggcagacccgttgactaaacttctctcacaagcaaaacatgatcacaccgtagtactctttgggtgttaatcatatagtgatgtgaactagattattgactctagtaaaccttttgggtgttggtcacatgacgatgtgaactatgggtgttaatcacatggtgatgtgaactattggtattaaatcacatggtgatgtgaactagattattgactctagtgcaagtgggagactgaaggaaatatgccctagaggcaataataaagttattatttatttccttatatcatgataaatgtttattattcatgctagaattgttttaaccggaaacatgatacatgtgtgaatacatagacaaacagagtgtcactagtatgcctctacttgactagctcgttgatcaaagatggttatgtttcctagccattgacatgagttgtcatttgattaacgggatcacatcatcaagagaatgatgtgattgacttgacctattctgttagcttagcactcgatcgtttagtatgttgctattgctttcttcatgacttatacatgttcctatgactatgagattatgcaactcccgtttaccagaggaacactttgtgtgctaccaaacgtcacaacgtaactgtgtgattataaaggtgctctacaggtgtctccgaaggtacttgttgggttggcgtatttcgagattaggatttgtcactccgattgtcgagaggtatctctgggcccactcggtaatgcacatcacttaagccttgcaagcattgcaactaatgagttagttgcgggatgatgtattacggaacgagtaaagacacttgccggtaacgagattgaactaggtattgagataccgacgatcgaatctcgggcaagtaacataccgatgacaaagggaacaacgtatgttgttatgcggtctgaccgataaagatcttcgtagaatatgtgggagccaatatgagcatccaggttccgctattggttattgactggagacgtgtctcggtcatgtctacatagttctcgaacccgtagggtccgcacgcttaatgtttcgatgacagttatattatgagtttatatgttttgatgtaccgaaggttgttcggagtcccggatgtgatcgcggacatgacgaggagtctcgaaatggtcgagacatgaagattgatatattggaagcctatatttggatatcggaagtgttccgggtgaaatcgggattttaccggagtaccggaggggttaccggaaccccccgggggttaatgggccatagtgtgccttagtggagaagaggagaggcggccagggcagggccgcgcgcccctccccctagtccgaataggacaaggagaggggggcggcgccccccctttcctcctcctcctccacctctttcccccttctcctattccaacaaggaagggagggagtcctactcccggtgggagtaggactcctcctagcaCGCCTCCAccctggccggccgcaccccccttgctcctttgtatacgggggaaggggggcaccccaaagacacaacaattgatagtttgatcttttagccgtgtgcggtgcccccctccaccatagtccacctcgataatactgtagcggtgcttaggcgaagccctgcatcggtagaacatcatcatcgtcaccacgccgtcgtgctgacgaaactctccctcaacactcggctggatcggagttcgagggacgtcatcgggctgaacgtgtgctgaactcggaggtgccgtgcgttcggtacttgatcggtcggatcgtgaagacatacgactacatcaaccgcgttgtgctaacgcttccgctttcggtctacgagggtacgtggacaacactctcccctctcgttgctatgcatcaccatgatcttgcgtgtgcgtaggaaatttttgaaattactacgttccccaataggaGATGGCCCTCCTTATTGCGCTGCAGCGGTCCAAGGTGGAGACCATCGGCAGTCCGAATTTGGAGCGTCGTCGCACCTCCACGCAGCACGGACGCCGGAGCTGGACCCTCCCGGCCCGCACGGAGCGATGCTCGGTCAGCATAGCCCCGGTCGCCTCCTTCCCTCGCTGTCCACTCCTCTCCCTCTCCGATTCCGATCCCATCCACCACCATGAGCCGCTTCCGGAGCGACTCTGGCTCGGAGCTGGACCACGAGGGGGAGATGGCCCTTCTTATTGCGCTGGAGCGGTCCAAGGTGGAGACCATCGGCAGTCCGGATCTGGAGCGTTTTCGCACCTTCGCGTAGCACGGACGCCGGAGCTGGACCCTCCCGGCCCGCGCAGAGCGACGCCCGGTCAGCATAGTTCGCGTCGCCTGCTTCCCTCATCGGCCACTCCTACACACGGCCAGCGCTGGGTGTTTGTGCCCGTGCCTCCGGCCCGCACGCGCACTCCAGAGTCAGAGGCGCGCGCTGCGAGAGGCAGCGTGCAcgagagagggaggcggcggagcAGCCCGCACGCCGCCGTCGCGGGACGGAGCCGGACACCGACGAGGACGCGCGTCTCCTTGCCTGGGTGTACCGCCGCTCCCTCATGACGCGGAGACGGACGCTCGCCGCCTCCGACGGAAGAACGCGAAGGCGCTCCGGCTAGCCATTGAGCAGCCGGAGCGCGAGGCGAAGGAGGCCGCGGCGGATAAGCCTCGGGTGGCAAGGCTGGAGCTGGAGCAGGACAGGGCGGTCCGGCGGATGAAGGGGCTCATCGTCCTCTCTGACTCCGACTCCGACGGCAACGACAACTACACCTCATCGTCCGGCGACCAAGACCCTCCACCAGCCGCGGACGCCTACAGCTGCGCCGTCGACCGGAAGGGTAAAGGCTCGGCAAGGAAGTGGTGATTCCGGCCCCCTCCTCAATGTTTATATCGTTTTAGTTGTAGAAGTTTATGAACTTGTCCGTGGACGAACTATGATCTTTTGGATGTGGTGAAGTATGCTTATGTCCGTTTGCAGTCGATCTTATGTTCCTTTGCAGCTCAATTTTGTTGTCCGTCATCTGATCATGTAGGATAGATCAACGTTTGCATGGGTAATATTGATATAAGGCGCCAGATATGAGATACGCGGATGCAGAATGACAAATATGATTGGTGCCTGGCCAGTGCCCGCGGATGCGCCCGGGCGCGtccgcgggcgtttgaggggCCGGATTTGCCAAGTCCGGCTGTATATGCTCTAAATCTTGGCACATTGTTTTTATAGTGTACAGTGGTGGTACAGacggataattatttttgttgaaaaggtTCCATGACAAAAGATTCATAGTGTTTCCGTGGGCATGAAAAAGAGTTTAAGGCCGACCCCTACTTCTACCATGTTACATTTTTTCAACCACTTCTCTTAtttgatactccctccattccacaatgtagtgcgCCCGCGCTTCCCGAGATTCAAGTTTGACTGTAAATTTAACTACAGAGACCGACTGCAGCAGGGGCAAAAATTATATTACTGAATTCGTATTTTCAATATGAATTCAGTGATATAATTTTTGTCCCCGCCGCAATCGGTCTTGTTGGTTAAATTTACGGTCAAACTTGGATCTTGGGAAGATTCAGTGACATAATTTTTGCCTCCGCCGCAGTCGGtcttgttggttaaatttatggtcaaattTGAATCTCGGGAAGTGCGGGCACACTACATTGTGGAATTGAGGAAGTATTTTTTTAATTCCCtactttctttttatttattattccctctgtaaacaaatataagagctTTTAGATCACTAAAGCAGTGATCTAAgcgctcttatatttgtttacggagggagtagctttttTATTCATGTAGAGAGCAAAAGGTAACATAGATCATATAACAATGAAGTCTAACCCTGTTTCTACGCATTGACATTGCATACAAAAAAAATCATTAACATAGAGGGAAGACATGCGTAGTAAAAATAATTTCTTGCAATTTTAGTATGTTGGAGACATAGGTGCCTTATTTCTTTCTCTCTCATAATTACTGCAATAAAGTGGCAGAAAACTTATAATAAAATTATAGACAAAGATAATTTTTGTATGTGAATGTCATTCTATTATAGACCAATATTTTGATAAAAGCACCACAATCACTCAACTAGTTTATACACCCTAACATATAACAACCCTCAAAATAGAAATACACAATGTGGAGATCATGACAACTTTAGCAAGCACTAGACATTTTACAACCTGATGTTACACATGTTGCCAAACTATATTCTAGATCATGTAATAGTTTCAGTTATCTCAATTTTTCTAGAAGGGTCCATGTCAGAGCCatgttcttaactaaaaagacaTGTGGACCTTCAGGAGGTTAGGGCCACAGGGGTACCAATGCAAGCTGTTAAAGATGAGGATCGGACTATGTCTGCGCACCTGAGGGGGGTGATGAGTCTGTGCATCGAGCTGTTAACGGACTAGTGGAACTTGGACTGTCGATGAAGACTTGAGACCATCTCCACCGTCCACCATCACCACGGCGCCGCCCCGTCTCCACTGCCGCGCCCTACACACCAAGTTGCCATCCCTGCCGTGCCGATCATGCGTGCTGGCTGGCTAACGGATGTGTCTACCTGTCGATGGTTTTGCGATAGTTTGTTTTTTTGCCAATGGATTCTGGGGAAACGGAGATTCTTTTCTATTATTTGCTACTGAACGAAATGGGGAACAGATGCACTTCAGTTCTGATGTATCGAATTTTCAACCTCTGTTACGTTTTCAGGTCCCTAACATACATATCTTGAAAACATATTTGGAGTTTATGGCTCTGACAAGAAGAAAATATTACAACAGCAAAACATATGTCCAAAAAAGAAGGTGGCTATATATGGAGTAACACCAAGTAACTGACCTAGTTGTCATACAACCCAAGAAAAATCAGGAAACATCAACATACTAATACAATAGGCCCAAATACAATACAATACAACAATATGACTATTTGCCAAAAAGCAACAGTTATGAAATAGGAATATAGCAGCAGAAACACACTATAGGCTCCACAGCATAGTCAAAATTAACTGTCAAAGGCATGGGCATGGGCACAGTGGTTCCACACAGCCTGACTCCAACTCTGGTATCACTTCCCAAGCAACCGACGTCCCCGTTGGTTCGCACCTTTGACTCTGAAGTTCAGCTCATCAACGTCGTCGCTGAAAGTATCCAGTGATTTGTTTTGCCTGCAGCAAAGGAATGGTCTCCATCAAATCTTGTAAGAACAGAGTGAATGTAACATTTTTTTACCATGCTCAACTGAAGATATATTTTAAAGAGGTCGTACCTATCGATTTCTGTACCCATATCCAGTGCCATATCCTTCAGGTTTCCCAACATGTTACTCAAGTCTGCAAATGCATCGTCCTGCCTTGCTTTCTCAGCCTAATAAAGGAAAACAATGCTAAGCCTCAGAACACAACTAGCCCATTGTTCTATAGTTCTAGTGGACTGAGAAGACATACCTTAATTTTGTCCATTGCAGTTGCAGGCGCACTATGTGCAGAACTGGGAGATTGTTGAGGTCTTGAGCCAATACCAAGATTCTGCCTCTGCTCCATTTGGTTCGATGTACTCTTAAAAGAACTATCTGCAATAACCCAAAAGGATCAGCCGAGGAAAAATATATAGTCTCTGAAACTATTCAGAATCTGCACCACCGTACTCTGTGAAACAGGGCCTTTTATATGTTGATTTCTCTTTGGCCTCCATGTCTTCGAAAATAGTCCTCCTAGACTTCCCAAAAGCTTCTCACTCTGAAGAAACATTTAGAATTTTCAGTTAATGTTCAAAACAAGACAAAAATGCTAACACAAACAGCAACTTAAACCTGTGTAGCTGTAGAGGTTCACTCGGTTAAATGACATCAATTACTCTGAATCAGAAAGTTAAAATTTCCACACTAATATCTAATCAATAGGATGCAGAACCCTAATATGCAGAGCTATTCTTTATAAGTGGATTATAAAGCTATTCATCTCTAGTGTTTGATGAGGTGATGACTGAAATTAGGATCAACATATATTGAAATTCTATAAATCTTAATCCTGTTTTATGAGCAGTACCCAGAAGCTAACTTCAGTATGCCTGGGTTACCCAGTATCATAGAACTTACCATGGTAAGGTCGTGCTCGATGTCAGCCGCTACTCGATGAGTGTGAGTGATCTGTTCACCTTGTCGATGCAAAGTCAGAAGGATTTGTGTCGCATCTTCCCTAATAGCTTCGGCTGCCCTAACACAATCATTTGCTTTGCTTGAGGTTTCTTCTGCTTTACGTAGAGTGTAATCTTCCAATTCTTGCACAGATTGATTGGTGTGCTGCGTTGGAGCTGATTGTGCCCTTGATGGTCTTGAGGGCACTTCAGAATCAGAGTCAGAATCAAAGGGATTTGTCGTCCTACGGATAGGAGTGCTGACTGAGTTTTGCCTCATATTCATTGATACTGACATCTCAGTTTATTCACTACACACACCGGAGCAATGGGCAGATCTCTGGTATGAAAAGCAAAGGAAAAGGGAAGCATCAGCAAGCGTTAGAGTTGTGAGGTGACTGTATTCTAATAGTCTCGACCAGAAAATTATTTACTACAAAAACGATCTCATATAGAAGATACACAATGAACGGTCACCATCCAAAAGCACATACAAAAGATCACAATGAATTAGAAATATAGCATCATACTGTAAATGAGCTCATCCAACAGATGTTTAGTAAACCAAGATGTATTTGCAAAGAATTTTAGGCTCACAGATGTACTCATGTTATAAAGAAAATTATGAATCAGAGAGGTAAGAGGGAATAAACAAAGCCCTGACTTGTTGAACTACTCTTTCTGATGCGAGCCAATAAACTCCACAAAGCAGGAGCAATACATTATGACTAGAAGACTGCTAAACTTATGTTACTTATCATAACATAAAACCCTACATCATGATTATGAGCTTCTAACAAAATAAGCATTAACTCCTTCCCAGTAACAAAACTCCAACTGTGCTTTATGTGCAACCTATATGAAACTAGCAAGGTCAGATCAAATGTCAATCTGTAGGGAAGGCAATGTGAATCTCAGGAAGTACATATGTGGTATTCCCAACAGATCATCGGAACAAATACCCTGTGACATGAAGTTCTTGGGTTTCTTGCATTCATACACCAAAAGACAATGTAATATTGCCATAATTTGCCAAACAGTTGACAAAAACAGATAAAAGGAAGCTCTGAATTAATCGCACCAAATGTACGGCATCTGCAGTGTCGAATCGACCAACCATTTAAGCAGACACATGAACAGCAAATGTGAAATTTACATTTGGCGTCCTGCACGTTACTCACGACTACGGCATCACGGAACGATCTTGCAAATAAGCAACCCACATTTCTGAAGTTAAAAAACATAACCCATATATTTCTCATAGAAATAGTGGAGTAC
This genomic window from Aegilops tauschii subsp. strangulata cultivar AL8/78 chromosome 4, Aet v6.0, whole genome shotgun sequence contains:
- the LOC109733612 gene encoding SNAP25 homologous protein SNAP32 codes for the protein MSVSMNMRQNSVSTPIRRTTNPFDSDSDSEVPSRPSRAQSAPTQHTNQSVQELEDYTLRKAEETSSKANDCVRAAEAIREDATQILLTLHRQGEQITHTHRVAADIEHDLTMSEKLLGSLGGLFSKTWRPKRNQHIKGPVSQNSSFKSTSNQMEQRQNLGIGSRPQQSPSSAHSAPATAMDKIKAEKARQDDAFADLSNMLGNLKDMALDMGTEIDRQNKSLDTFSDDVDELNFRVKGANQRGRRLLGK